From Ptiloglossa arizonensis isolate GNS036 chromosome 10, iyPtiAriz1_principal, whole genome shotgun sequence, the proteins below share one genomic window:
- the LOC143152018 gene encoding ATPase WRNIP1, with amino-acid sequence MDSNKIDCPICSKEFSSAIIESHVSKCLFLNESASNESSTSFKDGSPVKKLMKLSDIKAKKRNSGMIKRKSNLIESTSSSTDIESPNISCDSSIDKKVKKPFENDRIPLAERMRPTTLTGYVGQAHILGPSTVLFQLLHKSEIPNIILWGPPGCGKTSLANVIAYICKNKSNGKMRYVKLSAAMAGVNEVKEVITVASNELKFDRRTVVFMDEIHRFNKAQQDVFLPHVESGIITLIGATTENPSFSLNSALLSRCRVIVLEKLTVPNLISILNRAVLSIEGIVYTSNRSENIEKVPKFIIDEPTIEWLAGTCDGDARIALGGLELAIQCKIPNEEEFLKTGSVIITLDDIKESLKKTHMLYDKKGDQHYDMISALHKSVRASDENASLYWLTRMVLGGEDRVYIARRLVRMACEDIGLEDPKALGIAIHTMHGCKMIGMPECDVLLAQCTTYLARAPKSRLMEDALRAAQRVVAEHKGPQPGVPLHLRNAPTKLMKTLGYGKDYNMKQKDESGLNYLPEGLEHVNFFE; translated from the exons ATGGATAGCAATAAAATTGATTGTCCTATTTGCTCTAAAGAATTTTCTTCTGCAATAATAGAAAGTCATGTtagtaaatgtttatttttaaatgaatCAGCAAGCAATGAATCTTCAACTTCCTTTAAGGATGGAAGCCCTGTcaagaaattaatgaaattgagTGACAtaaaagcaaaaaaaagaaactctggAATGATAAAGAGAAAAAGTAATTTAATAGAATCAACTTCATCAAGCACTGACATTGAAAGCCCAAACATTTCGTGTGATAGTAGt ATAgataaaaaagttaaaaaacCATTTGAAAATGATCGTATACCACTTGCTGAACGGATGAGACCTACAACACTTACAGGATATGTTGGACAAGCACATATTCTTGGCCCATCCACTGTACTCTTTCAATTATTACATAAATCTGAAAtaccaaatataattttatggGGACCACCTGGTTGTGGAAAG ACATCTCTCGCAAATGTTATAGCTTACATatgcaaaaataaatcaaatggTAAAATGAGATATGTTAAGCTATCTGCAGCAATGGCTGGTGTTAATGAAGTAAAAGAAGTAATCACTGTAGCCtcaaatgaattaaaatttgacAGACGTACAGTAGTGTTTATGGATGAAATACATCGTTTTAATAAAGCTCAACAAGATGTATTTTTACCTCATGTTGAATCTGGGATTATTACATTAATTGGTGCTACAACTGAAAATCCTTCCTTTAGTTTAAATTCTGCACTTTTGAGTAGGTGTAGAGTCATTGTTTTGGAGAAACTAACTGTGCCTAATTTAATATCTATATTAAATCGAGCTGTATTATCAATAGAAGGGATAGTATATACATCAAATAGATcagaaaacattgaaaaagtaCCAAAGTTCATCATAGATGAACCAACCATAGAATGGTTAGCAGGAACATGTGATGGTGATGCTCGAATAGCTCTAGGTGGGCTTGAATTGGCAATTCAGTGTAAAATACCAAATgaggaagaatttttaaaaactggTTCTGTAATAATAACATTAGATGACATCAAGGAAAGTCTTAAGAAGACTCACATGTTGTATGATAAGAAAGGTGATCAACACTATGATATGATTTCTGCTCTGCATAAATCTGTTAGAGCAAGTGATGAAAATGCTTCTCTTTActggttaaccagaatggtattagGTGGTGAAGATCGAGTTTATATTGCTCGTAGATTAGTACGAATGGCATGTGAAGATATTGGTTTAGAAGACCCAAAAGCTCTTG gaATTGCTATACATACAATGCATGGTTGTAAAATGATAGGAATGCCTGAGTGTGATGTTCTTTTAGCACAATGTACAACATACTTAGCAAGAGCACCAAAATCAAGATTAATGGAAGATGCTCTTAGGGCAGCTCAAAGAGTTGTAGCTGAACATAAAGGTCCTCAGCCAGGAGTACCTTTACACTTAAGAAATGCTCCAACAAAACTAATGAAAACTCTTG gaTATGGTAAAGACTATAATATGAAGCAGAAAGACGAATCAGGATTAAATTATTTACCAGAGGGATTGGAACATGTAAACTTTTTTGAGTGA
- the LOC143152019 gene encoding methyltransferase-like 26, with protein sequence MAAKKLIYPAADRNKDAILSVLQKYIKYGTDQIFLEIASGSGQHINHFARHFPHITFYPSEYNERLLESIAEYADGFTNIKPPLKIDITTDFHTWGNSIFKESSVDYMYNANMMHISPYQCSIGLFKNAGRLLKDNGYLFTYGPYAIDGKITPESNVNFNENLKFENSSWGLRDIKDLKELAQKNSIKLIDIVDMPANNKTIIWTKLLNE encoded by the coding sequence ATGGCTGCCAAAAAACTTATTTATCCTGCAGCTGATCGTAACAAGGACGCGATACTCTCAGTTCTtcaaaagtatattaaatatggTACAGATCAAATTTTTTTGGAGATTGCATCTGGTTCTGGACAACACATAAATCATTTTGCTCGTCATTTTCCACACATTACATTTTATCCCTCAGAATATAATGAAAGATTGTTAGAAAGTATTGCTGAATATGCAGATGGTTTTACAAACATAAAACCTCCTTTAAAAATAGATATTACCACAGATTTCCATACTTGGGGCAACAGCATTTTTAAAGAATCGAGTGTTGATTATATGTATAATGCAAATATGATGCACATTTCACCTTACCAATGTTCTATTggtttatttaaaaatgcaGGTAGATTATTGAAAGACAATGGTTATCTATTTACATATGGACCATATGCTATAGATGGGAAAATAACACCAGAAAGTAATgtgaattttaatgaaaatttgaagtttgaaaattcaagTTGGGGTCTCAGAGACATTAAAGATTTAAAAGAATTAGCACAAAAAAATAGTATTAAATTAATAGACATAGTTGATATGCCTGCTAATAATAAAACTATTATATGGACCAAACTACTAAATGAATAA
- the LOC143152017 gene encoding dnaJ homolog subfamily C member 21, with the protein MKCHYEVLEVAQNASDDDLKKAYRKLVLKWHPDKNLDSTEEAKEQFQIVQQAWEVLSDPHERAWYDNHREAILKRSIGEDYKDDSIDLFQYFVTTCFKGYGDDEKGFFAVYRKVFEKLTAEDAEFAKEGDSDEEVPEFGNSQSTYEDVVHNFYAYWQSYSTKRSFTWLDPYDVRNASNRRIARLMEKENKKVRDKAKRERNEQVRNLVAFVRKRDKRVQAYAAKLADRAKENLKKVEERKKQQLLERQKQLREHKESEWSKFSNIEAELKNIEANLVQQFGKDLSSERDIEDENTVNDNTLYCVACNKIFKTCKAFTNHENSKKHKNKIVTMKASMINDDKEFESSQDSDTSSQSTLDNERKLATDSQMPDFLLNPVQSSSYNESNMKDEISEELISDDEDSDNSGKVKGKKLDTEGTILAVDSQMGDAAYNPPEVTANNNECVTSEDELISDQDEEEVVQLKKQNKKKKRKKNVQNPLAEQASDEEDISINEDIFLSKKQRKKQQQKKAIINKVIENNQQMSSDGEEIEEQAEKETNETELHSDNLEINDAINEKLKSKKSKNTNKINRDIEKDSETKSKKGLQVTETPNLIHSCITCKAEFPSKNKLFEHLKKTGHSIYISNAIKNKKSQERLSKVKGKSDKKSHSLY; encoded by the coding sequence ATGAAATGTCACTACGAGGTATTAGAAGTAGCACAAAATGCTTCTGATGATGATTTGAAAAAAGCTTATAGAAAACTAGTATTGAAATGGCATCCTGATAAAAATTTAGATAGTACAGAAGAAGCAAAAGAACAATTCCAAATTGTTCAACAAGCTTGGGAAGTGTTAAGTGATCCCCATGAACGTGCTTGGTATGATAACCATCGCGAGGCTATCTTGAAAAGAAGTATTGGTGAAGACTATAAAGATGATTCTATTgatctttttcaatattttgtaacCACTTGTTTCAAAGGATATGGAGATGATGAAAAAGGTTTTTTTGCTGTTTATCGTAAGGTCTTTGAAAAATTGACAGCTGAAGATGCAGAGTTTGCCAAAGAAGGAGATTCAGATGAAGAAGTTCCAGAGTTTGGAAATTCGCAAAGTACATATGAAGATGTTGTTCATAATTTTTATGCTTATTGGCAAAGTTATAGTACAAAGAGATCGTTTACTTGGTTAGATCCTTATGACGTAAGGAATGCTTCTAATAGAAGAATTGCACGACTTatggagaaagaaaataaaaaggttCGAGATAAAgctaaaagagaaagaaatgaaCAAGTAAGAAATTTGGTTGCTTTTGTACGTAAACGTGATAAACGAGTGCAAGCGTATGCAGCAAAGCTTGCTGATCGTgccaaagaaaatttgaaaaaagtagAAGAACGGAAGAAACAACAATTATTAGAAAGACAGAAACAACTTAGAGAACACAAAGAATCTGAATGGTCCAAATTCTCAAATATAGAAGCTGAGCTTAAAAACATTGAAGCTAATCTTGTTCAACAATTTGGTAAAGATTTATCTTCTGAAAGAGACATCGAAGATGAAAATACTGTAAACGATAACACTCTTTATTGTGTAGCTtgcaataaaatattcaaaacatgTAAAGCCTTtacaaaccatgaaaactccaaaaaacacaaaaataaaattgttacaatgAAGGCTTCTATGATAAATGATGATAAAGAATTTGAAAGTTCTCAAGATAGCGATACAAGCTCACAATCAACTTTGGACAATGAAAGAAAATTGGCAACAGATTCACAAATGCCTGACTTCCTACTAAATCCTGTTCAAAGTAGTTCATATAATGAAAGCAATATGAAAGACGAAATCTCAGAAGAATTAATATCGGATGATGAGGATTCTGATAATTCAGGAAAAgttaaaggcaaaaaattggatACAGAAGGAACAATACTTGCTGTAGATTCTCAAATGGGCGATGCTGCTTATAATCCACCTGAAGTCACTGCAAATAATAATGAATGTGTAACTTCAGAAGATGAACTTATTTCTGatcaagacgaagaagaagttgTACAACTTAAGaaacaaaataagaaaaaaaaacgaaagaagaatgtTCAAAATCCATTAGCAGAGCAAGCTAGTGATGAAGAAGATATCAGTATCAATGAAGATATATTTTTGTCAAAGAAACAACGGAAAAAACAGCAACAAAAAAAAGCAATCATAAATAAAGTTATAGAGAATAATCAGCAAATGTCTAGTGATGGAGAAGAGATTGAAGAACAagcagagaaagaaacaaatgaaacaGAATTACATTctgataatttagaaataaatgatgCAATTAATGAAAAACTTAAAAGCAAaaaatctaaaaatacaaacaaaattAATAGAGATATAGAAAAGGATAGCGAAACTAAAAGCAAAAAGGGTTTACAAGTTACTGAAACTCCGAATCTAATACATTCTTGTATCACGTGTAAAGCTGAATTtcctagtaaaaataaattgtttgaACATTTGAAAAAAACAGGTCactctatatatatatcaaatgcaataaaaaataaaaaaagtcaaGAAAGATTGAGCAAAGTCAAAGGAAAGAGTGACAAAAAGAGTCATTCGTTATATTAA